The proteins below come from a single Zea mays cultivar B73 chromosome 8, Zm-B73-REFERENCE-NAM-5.0, whole genome shotgun sequence genomic window:
- the LOC100502160 gene encoding uncharacterized protein isoform X1, which translates to MAGSLLNPSRGRVRSSKPQILPRRVRRLDLQPCVIDLCSPDVSPNIDLRAWIRRRVSLSGGRAHPARLLSSTMDGSHLGLFINSAAQCRVSSTSVPAPCSSMAASRAFRCSYACCRKALCSVRFRRIVVRAKLLAVDIESVTRALDTVKRYVCLCPSPTVTSLCSSRHCSPSLSSARDLSLPVVASFVVLWS; encoded by the coding sequence ATGGCCGGCTCACTGCTCAACCCAAGCCGAGGTCGTGTACGAAGCAGCAAGCCTCAGATTCTTCCGCGCCGCGTGCGTCGACTCGATTTGCAACCCTGTGTCATCGATCTGTGCAGCCCCGACGTCAGCCCCAACATCGATCTGCGCGCGTGGATCCGACGTCGCGTCTCGCTCTCTGGTGGTCGAGCTCACCCAGCTCGCCTCCTGTCTTCAACTATGGATGGCAGCCACCTTGGATTGTTCATAAACTCCGCCGCTCAGTGCCGCGTCTCCAGCACCAGCGTCCCTGCTCCTTGTTCCTCCATGGCTGCGTCGCGCGCGTTCCGTTGTTCCTACGCGTGCTGCCGCAAAGCTCTCTGTTCTGTTCGCTTTCGTCGCATTGTCGTGCGCGCGAAACTGCTTGCAGTCGATATCGAGTCCGTGACGCGCGCGTTGGACACGGTGAAACGCTACGTGTGCTTATGTCCGAGCCCGACCGTGACCTCGCTTTGCTCCTCGCGTCACTGCTCACCGAGTCTTTCCTCAGCCCGTGATCTCTCCCTGCCTGTCGTTGCGTCGTTCGTCGTCCTTTGGTCCTAG